From a single Chlamydia ibidis 10-1398/6 genomic region:
- a CDS encoding aspartate kinase, whose protein sequence is MSPVVYKFGGTSLGTAINIKVVVDIICNYRPNFVVVSAIAGITDLLDAFCMETKGGRERIINKITNTHNLIIGDLGIEFSLMGWLEILHSYLDYNGNIEGSDRALILAIGEDISASLIGYVCHSRGFPIEFLEARRVIVTDSSYNRANPNIACMRENWMSLGLSQKKSYITQGFIGADLQNKTTLLGRGGSDYSAALIAELSEAKEVRIYTDVSGVYTMDPRVVEDAQLIPELSFEEMQHLATFGAKVLHPPMLLPCMRSSIPIFVTSIFEDYKDGTWIYAMDRTSSYESRVKALSVKKNQDLWFVLGASSSVLEEVIHILHTCQVLPGIITSKENTITFTTDSADISPRIYHSLYHMLSEIGDVYTTKECALITMVGSGLASAAMLTQVTEKLQHESDHIFCCSQDHMKLSLVVSGKYAEYIVTQLHRDYVRKKLTIV, encoded by the coding sequence ATGTCGCCAGTAGTCTACAAATTCGGCGGAACAAGTTTGGGAACAGCTATAAATATAAAAGTAGTCGTAGATATTATTTGCAACTACAGGCCAAATTTTGTCGTTGTAAGTGCCATCGCTGGGATTACTGATTTATTAGATGCTTTTTGTATGGAGACTAAAGGAGGTCGTGAACGAATCATTAATAAAATAACGAATACACATAATTTGATTATTGGTGATCTAGGAATCGAATTCTCTTTAATGGGATGGTTGGAAATTTTACATTCTTACCTAGATTACAATGGCAATATAGAGGGCTCTGATCGTGCCTTAATACTGGCAATAGGAGAGGATATTTCTGCGTCTTTAATTGGTTATGTGTGTCATAGTCGTGGTTTCCCTATAGAATTTTTAGAGGCGCGTAGAGTAATTGTTACAGATAGCTCTTATAATCGTGCTAATCCTAACATTGCCTGTATGCGTGAGAATTGGATGTCTCTAGGTCTTAGTCAGAAGAAAAGTTATATCACTCAGGGATTCATAGGAGCTGATCTACAAAACAAGACAACTTTATTAGGTAGGGGAGGGAGTGATTATTCTGCAGCTTTGATTGCAGAATTAAGTGAAGCAAAAGAAGTTCGTATCTATACGGATGTTAGTGGTGTGTACACTATGGATCCTAGAGTCGTAGAGGATGCTCAACTGATTCCTGAGTTAAGTTTCGAAGAAATGCAACATTTGGCTACATTTGGTGCTAAGGTACTACATCCACCTATGCTTCTTCCTTGCATGCGCTCTAGCATCCCTATTTTCGTGACTTCTATTTTTGAAGATTACAAAGATGGGACATGGATTTATGCTATGGATAGGACATCAAGCTATGAGTCTAGGGTAAAAGCATTATCTGTGAAAAAGAATCAGGATTTATGGTTCGTCTTAGGTGCAAGCTCTTCTGTATTGGAAGAAGTAATTCATATCTTGCATACTTGTCAAGTTCTCCCGGGGATAATTACATCCAAGGAAAATACCATTACCTTTACGACTGATTCTGCAGACATTTCTCCTCGTATTTATCATTCTCTTTATCATATGCTCTCAGAAATAGGCGATGTTTATACAACAAAAGAATGTGCACTAATTACTATGGTAGGTTCTGGATTAGCTTCTGCTGCGATGCTTACACAGGTAACAGAAAAATTACAGCATGAGTCAGATCATATTTTTTGTTGCTCACAGGATCACATGAAACTGAGTTTGGTTGTTTCTGGGAAATATGCCGAATATATTGTCACACAACTTCATCGTGATTATGTGCGAAAAAAACTTACTATAGTTTAA